ATATTCCTAGGGAAGATCACTAAGTGGAACGACCCAGCCATACAGACCCTCAACCCCGATCTAAACCTACCCAACAAAGACATCCTTGTTGCGCATAGATCAGATGGCTCAGGCACAACCTTCGTATTCACAGGATACTTAAGTATCGTAAGCGAGGAGTGGAAGACCAGAGTTGGACAAGGCACGGCTGTTCAGTGGCCCACAGGGTTGGGTGCCGCTGGGAACGAAGGTGTAGCGGCTGTGATACGAGGCACCGAATACACAATCGGCTATGTTGAGTTAGCCTACGCCCTCCAGAACAAGATGAGCTACGCCTACCTAAAAAATAGAGAGGGGAGGTTCATAGAACCCTCCCTTGAAACCACAGCAGCCGCCGCAGCAGCAGTAGCACCAACCCTACCAAAAGGAGACGAAAGCTGGTACCACGTGAAGCTATTGAACGCTCCAGGCGCAGACTCCTACCCTATCGCGAGCTTCAGCTACCTCCTAGTCTATAAAGAACTCACGACCATACCTACGATGACTAAGGAAAAAGCTCAAGCACTCTTGGAGTTCCTATGGTGGGCTACACATGAGGGGCAAAAGTATGCACCAGCCCTACAATACGTACCACTACCACAGGAAGTAATCGCCATAAACGAAGCAACAATAAAGATGATAACATACAACGGAGAGCCTCTGTTAAAGTAGAGGCTCCCTCCCCCGTGATTTTTGGTGTCTAGAGTTGAAGAAGAAAATACTGTTTGTTTGTGTGGAGAATGCTGGGCGAAGCCAGATGGCTGAAGCCTTCGCTAGAAAATATGGCGGCAACGAGGTCGAGGTTTGCAGCGCTGGAACAATGCCAGCATCTTCGGTGCACCCTGAGGTGATTGAGGTTATGAAGGAGAAGGGGTTCGATCTATCGGGCAAGAAGCCTCAGACGCTCGACTTGAAGATGTTGGAGGCAGCGGATATAGTGATAACTATGGGGTGTAGCGTAGAAGGATTATGCCCAGCCCACCTAATTAGAAACATCGTCGATTGGAAGCTCGAAGACCCTAAAGGGAAGCCGATAGAGAAGGTTAGGGAGATCAGGGACGAAGTGGAGAAAAAGGTCTTGAAGCTGCTAGAGCAGATAAAACGCGGGAAGTTGACACATTAAAAATCCTATTAAATCGATGCCTCTGCAACCCTCATACAATACAATGCGTACGCATCCTCCCTACTCAAGCAGCCCTTACATATACAATTCTGCGAAACGAGTAGCCTGTCGCAGATGCTTGAGTATTCGCAGGCGCTACAGCCAGCATTAGAGCCACAGAT
This genomic stretch from Nitrososphaerota archaeon harbors:
- a CDS encoding arsenate reductase ArsC, which encodes MKKKILFVCVENAGRSQMAEAFARKYGGNEVEVCSAGTMPASSVHPEVIEVMKEKGFDLSGKKPQTLDLKMLEAADIVITMGCSVEGLCPAHLIRNIVDWKLEDPKGKPIEKVREIRDEVEKKVLKLLEQIKRGKLTH
- the pstS gene encoding phosphate ABC transporter substrate-binding protein PstS codes for the protein MAMVSSKTLVAGVIVAILVVAVGGYVTLSQTSQPTTVTTTQPHTTTTTITTTATATTPATKKISIAGAGATFPYPLISTMVVEYNKIRPEVQISYQSIGSGGGIRQHTEKTVDFGASDAPLNEKQREAAPNTLHIPITIGSVVVAYNLPGFTKGLKLTGEVVADIFLGKITKWNDPAIQTLNPDLNLPNKDILVAHRSDGSGTTFVFTGYLSIVSEEWKTRVGQGTAVQWPTGLGAAGNEGVAAVIRGTEYTIGYVELAYALQNKMSYAYLKNREGRFIEPSLETTAAAAAAVAPTLPKGDESWYHVKLLNAPGADSYPIASFSYLLVYKELTTIPTMTKEKAQALLEFLWWATHEGQKYAPALQYVPLPQEVIAINEATIKMITYNGEPLLK